The DNA region CGGCCAGGGTGTCCATCTCGACCGGGCGACGCTTGCCGGCTGGGTGAAGCGTGCGGCCTGGTGGCTCAGGAGCCTCTATGCGCTTCAGCTGCGCACGATCCAGACCGCGCCGCGCCTGTTCTGCGACGAGACGCCGATGCCGGTGCTCGATCCCGGACGACATCGCCCGCGCATCTGCCAGTTCTGGGCGCATGCCATGGATGACCGGCCATGGGGCGGTCCCTCGCCGCCGGCGGTGGCCTACGTGTTCGCCGACGGCCGCGGCACGGCGGAGATCGCCAGACAGTTGATGGGCTTTTCCGGCATTCTGCAGGTCGACGGTTATGCCGCCTACAAAGCGCTCGCCCGCGATCATGGCGGCGCGATCCAACTCGCCTTTTGTCTCGCCCACGCCCGCCGCAAATTCGTCGAGGTGTATAAGACGACCCAGTCGCCGTTCGCGCGCGAAGTGATCGAGCGCCTGCAGGCGGTCTATGCCATCGAAGCAGAGATCCGTGGCAGCAGTGCCGAGCAGCGGCTGGCCACCCGCGGCACCAGGTCCGCTCCATTGATGGAGGCGCTCAGGACGTGCCTGACCGCAATGGTCGGCCAGCTCTTCTCCCAATCGAAGCTGGCGGAGGCCATCAACTACGCACTCAATCACTGGGACGGGTTGACGCTGTTTCTCCGCGACGGCCGTGTCGAAGTTGACAGCAACACAGTCGAGCGTTCCATGCGCCCGATTGCGATGGGAAGACGCAACTCATTGTTCAGCGGCAGCGAAGGCGGCGCCGAGAGCTGGGCGATCCTGGCGTCGCTCGTGAACACGGCAAAACTCCATGAGCTCGACCCGCAGGCCTACCTGACCGATGTGCTGGAGCGCATCGTGTCTGGGCGAACCAAGAGCCATCAGCTGCACGAGCTGCTCGCCTGGAACTGGAAGGCGGCGCGCCGGCACACACCGCAGGCAGCGGCATGAGCCCACGTCGCCATAAGGCAGCATCGTCGATGGCGTCAGCCGCGATGTCGCTTGCGGAGCTCGAGCGATGGCTCCACGATCGCGTCGATCGCCATCCTGCCGCCACCAGCATTCCCATGCTCGACGGCTATACCGCCGCGATCGTGGCCGGACCGGTGTCGATGAGCCCGCTCGATTGGATCTGCCCGCTGCTCGCGATCGATGCCGACGCTTTCAACCATGGCGGCACGCCGGAGTTCGCCGCGATCTCCGCCGTCGCGCTGCGCCACAACGACATCAGCAACACCCTCTCGACTGCCCCCGATCGGTTCGAGCCGATGCACCGGCGCGACCCCAGCGGCAACATCGATGCGCATCCCTGGTGCCAGGGTTTCTATGCTGCGATGCGGCTCAGACTGTCGGCGTGGGCGCCGTTGCTCGACGTCAACAACGTCAATCACGGCCTGCTGCTGCCCATCCTGCTGCATTGTCGCGACGATCAGGCCCGTCCGCTGCTCGGACCGCCACGAAGCGGTCGCAAAACCGAGGATTTCCTCCGTAACGCCTACCTCGATATCCCAGCCGTCGTCGAGGCGCTGCGCCAGCACTGGATGCCCATCCGCTACGCCCGCGACCGCTAATCATCGCGGACGTGGGAGCTCATACCGGTTACGTTCAACCTCGAACAGGGCGTCGTCAGGCGGCCTCCTTCCAGCGCCAGGGGCGAGATCACCGCGGGCTTTTTGCCTGCACCTTGCGGCGTGCATTCTTTGCCTGATCAGCCGTCACGAAGAACAGCCTTCGTGCATGGACCCAGCACGCAGCTTCCAGGATCCTGCGTTGCAGCCTGGGTCGTAAAGCCTGCCGAGCACCACAGGCATCGGCCTGGAAGATTCCGCCATAGCTGGCCAGATGCGCCTGAGGATGTTCACCGGCACGATCGCGTGAGTAATAAAACACCGCTTTGGAGCTGGCCCGCCGAACGGCTTGTCGTCGCGGACATAAACGCTGATCCGGCGGTTGAGGTCTTGCCCTTGGCCAGAACAGGCACCGTGGTGTCGTTGCCGTGCAGTCGCTCGGCGCTGCGCGCACGGGCTTCGAGGCGCTGGAACAAGGGCGTCAGCGCGACCGTTCAGCCGCCGACCTGATCAGCCAGGGTCAACAGGCTAATCGGCGCACCTTCCTTCGCATAGCGTTCAGCTTGCCGGTTTAGGGACCAGTGCGGGCCCTGTTTACGTATTCAGAGTCACAGTAAGACGCCGTAACGTTTTGTTGAGCAATTCGAGATCGATAGCGTAGGAGAGGCGGGTTTCCGGCCGGGTCGCCAAAGGGCGTGCCCGAATGTGAGCCGACACCAGCGTCCATCCGCAACAGGTAACGAAGTCGGCGTTAAATTCGCGGCCGTGGCCCTTAGCGCACTGCTGCCAGTTGCTGAGATCAAGATAGAGGTAGAATCCGCCTTGGGCAGGAAGTTGGGATATTGACCTCAGCGACGAAAGAATTAAAAGCCCGAGCGCTCTCGCTTTGCCAAGCCGCAGTTCCAGTTGGAAGGTGTATCGCCGGAGTCCAGGTGGTGAAGCAGTGCATGGTGTGTACGATTGGAGGTTGCATAGGCTTTTAACGCGTTAACCGCCTTGATGACCGGCTCAGGGCCGGCGAGATAGCCAATCCCCCAGCCGGTCAGAACCAGCGACTTGGAAAATGATTGGCTATCAGAGTGCGAGCACGCGCCAGCGGGTTTACGGAGACCATGGGATTGGGTATGCGGGGCATGGACAAAAGCAGCATAACGTTCATCGAAGATGATCCAAAGATCCCGGTCGATGGCGAGTTGGGCAATGTCGGCAAGGACGTCGCGGTCGTAGACCATGCCGGTTGGATCGTTCAGTGTGCTGACAACGATCGCCTTAGTTTTTCATATAACGGCGCCCTCGCGAGGTCCGTGAGCATCGGTACATGGTTGTTGTGCCGGGTCTCGATGAAGACCGGCTTGCCGCCGGGGGGACCAGAACTTTGTCCCCAGGATCTAACAAAACCATGGCCGAATTGAATAGAGCCTGTGGCGCCGCTCGTCACCGCGATCTCGTCTGGCGACCAGTATTGGGCGGTTTCGGCAAAATCTTGCGAGCGAGCGCATAGCGCAATTTCGTCAGGTTGTCCGTGTCGCAGCATCGCCCAAAGTCGCGATTAATCGCAACGATCTGGCTCGCGTACCGTTGGCGCAAGGTCACTCCAGATCTTTCCGGCGGTCAAATCGATGATTTAGTCGCTGTTCGCAGCAGCGTTAGCGGCGGTTCATTGCGGAGCGGTGCCCGATGCTTCGAGCACGACCGCCCGTTGCGCCAACATGAGAGCTCTCACCTGTGATCCGAAATTTCGCTTCCGTTGTTATTGTGAACCCGGCTGCAATTTTATATGAATGTCACATTCATTAACCATTAGTTATGTGTCGACAGGCCGATCAATTGCGAAGGTTGATAGTTGACCAGGATGGAAAGCGCGCGCGTATAGGCGTGGTCCGGCTGCGGAAAACTATTCGGCTACTCGTGGACCTGCCTTGCCATCGATCTCGAACCACCTGAGGCCACTCCAAAGCGAGTCATTATGGTTCCGTTCAAGGTGACCGATAAGCAGGTAAAGACCTGTTCGGGGCGGCGGCCATCGACGCCCCGCGGGGGCCTTAGCTGCGCCCGGTAAGAAGCCACACACGCGAGCCGAATCCCACGGCAAGGAATGACGGCTTAGCTTGGAACTGCGGGCCCCATGATAACCCGCATAATTACAGGTGTCTTGCAAAGCAAAACGTCAGTTCGTTTAGAGTTGCTGTCAGCCGCCGCAAGCCTTTGTCGAGTAGTTCGAGATCGATGCCGAAGGAAAGGCGAATTCCAGCGGGGTCGCCAAAGGCTGTGCCGGAGACAGTTGCAACCCCAGCATCCATCAGCGCACTAACGACGTCATCGGCGTCGAGTTTGCGGCCATTGGCCTTGGTGCGCATCTGCAAATCGCTGAGATCGAGATAGAAATAGAATCCGCCTTGCGCTGCCGGTTGGGGTACCAATGTCAGTGCCGAAAGGATCGACAGCCCGAGCGCTCGCGCATTAGCAATGTGACGTTGCAATCGCAATTGGAAAGTTGGATTCTTGGTCCCCAGATGATGAAGCAGCGCATGCTGTGCGATAACATTGGGATTGGAGGTTGTATGGCTTTGTAGCGCCTTAACGGCATCGATGACGGCGTTCGGGCCGGCGAGATAGCCAATCCGCCAGCCGGCCAAGGCCAATGATTTTGAAAACGAATTGACGATCAAGGTGCGCTCGCGCGCCCGGGGCGCCACAGAGATGATCGGATCATGGCTATGTGGGGCATGGACGAAAGACCCGTAGCATTCATCGAAAATGATCCAGAGATCCCGCTCAACGGCGAGCGTGGCGATGCCAGCGAGGATGTCCCGGTCGTAGACCGTGCCGGTCGGATTGTTGGGCGTGTTGACAACTATCGCCTTAGTCCTCGGCGTAATGGCTGCCGCGAGATCCGTGAGTCTTGGCACATAGTTATTGCGTCGGGTATCGACAAAGATCGGCGTGCCGCCGGCAATGACGATCTGGGCTGGGAAAGTAGTCCAGTAGGGAGAGGGGATCAGCACTTCATCACCAGGGTTCAGAAGAACCATGGTTGCATTGAAGAGTGCCTGTTTGGCGCCGCTCGTCACCGCGATTTCGTCTGCCGACCAGGGTTGGGCGGTTTCCGCGGAAATCTTGCGAGCAAGAGCGTGGCGCAGTTCCATCAGACCAAGCGTTTCGGTGTAGCGATTGACGTTGCAATTAATTGCGTCGATCGCGCCCTCACGGACCGATGACGCGAGATCGCTCCAAATCTCTCCGGCCGTCAGATCTATGATTTCCTTGCCCCTCGCGGCAGCTGCTTTGGCGGCGCTCCTCGCCGCGGCGGTCGCCGACGATTTGAGCATAACGGTCCGTTGGGCCAACACGTGCGCTCCTCGTCAATCCAAAAATTTCAGTTATGGTTTCCGCTGTGGCATGAGGTCCCGCACTCAACCCCACGTTGGCGGAGCTTGCGCGTCACCGCCGCGGGGAGGCCGTCGTGTGCTTGCATGAGAAAAGCGAGTTCGCTAGCGGGCAGCGCTTCCACAAGTGCTGAATCAGCGTATGGGTCACAGCTGTAAACGAAAATAGATCGTGATTGGTCTTGCATGTTGA from Bradyrhizobium sp. B124 includes:
- a CDS encoding IS66 family transposase, with the protein product MAIRPDTLPTDPAALTEMVLALDAENETLRVAMQTFKDMIFGKRSERLAALVAEQLALELGDLETDVTPPAAANDDAAAAKPPGKPLRKKARRNIGALPKHLPRCEHVLEPEATACPCCQGQLHKIGEDVSEVLDIIPAILRVLRTVRPKYGCRRCTDGVIQAKVLPRLIESGMASTALVSHVVVSKFAWYLPLYRQVQILAGQGVHLDRATLAGWVKRAAWWLRSLYALQLRTIQTAPRLFCDETPMPVLDPGRHRPRICQFWAHAMDDRPWGGPSPPAVAYVFADGRGTAEIARQLMGFSGILQVDGYAAYKALARDHGGAIQLAFCLAHARRKFVEVYKTTQSPFAREVIERLQAVYAIEAEIRGSSAEQRLATRGTRSAPLMEALRTCLTAMVGQLFSQSKLAEAINYALNHWDGLTLFLRDGRVEVDSNTVERSMRPIAMGRRNSLFSGSEGGAESWAILASLVNTAKLHELDPQAYLTDVLERIVSGRTKSHQLHELLAWNWKAARRHTPQAAA
- a CDS encoding aminotransferase class I/II-fold pyridoxal phosphate-dependent enzyme, which codes for MLAQRTVMLKSSATAAARSAAKAAAARGKEIIDLTAGEIWSDLASSVREGAIDAINCNVNRYTETLGLMELRHALARKISAETAQPWSADEIAVTSGAKQALFNATMVLLNPGDEVLIPSPYWTTFPAQIVIAGGTPIFVDTRRNNYVPRLTDLAAAITPRTKAIVVNTPNNPTGTVYDRDILAGIATLAVERDLWIIFDECYGSFVHAPHSHDPIISVAPRARERTLIVNSFSKSLALAGWRIGYLAGPNAVIDAVKALQSHTTSNPNVIAQHALLHHLGTKNPTFQLRLQRHIANARALGLSILSALTLVPQPAAQGGFYFYLDLSDLQMRTKANGRKLDADDVVSALMDAGVATVSGTAFGDPAGIRLSFGIDLELLDKGLRRLTATLNELTFCFARHL
- a CDS encoding UPF0149 family protein, with protein sequence MASAAMSLAELERWLHDRVDRHPAATSIPMLDGYTAAIVAGPVSMSPLDWICPLLAIDADAFNHGGTPEFAAISAVALRHNDISNTLSTAPDRFEPMHRRDPSGNIDAHPWCQGFYAAMRLRLSAWAPLLDVNNVNHGLLLPILLHCRDDQARPLLGPPRSGRKTEDFLRNAYLDIPAVVEALRQHWMPIRYARDR
- a CDS encoding aminotransferase class I/II-fold pyridoxal phosphate-dependent enzyme encodes the protein MVYDRDVLADIAQLAIDRDLWIIFDERYAAFVHAPHTQSHGLRKPAGACSHSDSQSFSKSLVLTGWGIGYLAGPEPVIKAVNALKAYATSNRTHHALLHHLDSGDTPSNWNCGLAKRERSGF